In Chiloscyllium plagiosum isolate BGI_BamShark_2017 chromosome 1, ASM401019v2, whole genome shotgun sequence, the sequence NNNNNNNNNNNNNNNNNNNNNNNNNNNNNNNNNNNNNNNNNNNNNNNNNNNNNNNNNNNNNNNNNNNNNNNNNNNNNNNNNNNNNNNNNNNNNNNNNNNNNNNNNNNNNNNNNNNNNNNNNNNNNNNNNNNNNNNNNNNNNNNNNNNNNNNNNNNNNNNNNNNNNNNNNNNNNNNNNNNNNNNNNNNNNNNNNNNNNNNNNNNNNNNNNNNNNNNNNNNNNNNNNNNNNNNNNNNNNNNNNNNNNNNNNNNNNNNNNNNNNNNNNNNNNNNNNNNNNNNNNNNNNNNNNNNNNNNNNNNNNNNNNNNNNNNNNNNNNNNNNNNNNNNNNNNNNNNNNNNNNNNNNNNNNNNNNNNNNNNNNNNNNNNNNNNNNNNNNNNNNNNNNNNNNNNNNNNNNNNNNNNNNNNNNNNNNNNNNNNNNNNNNNNNNNNNNNNNNNNNNNNNNNNNNNNNNNNNNNNNNNNNNNNNNNNNNNNNNNNNNNNNNNNNNNNNNNNNNNNNNNNNNNNNNNNNNNNNNNNNNNNNNNNNNNNNNNNNNNNNNNNNNNNNNNNNNNNNNNNNNNNNNNNNNNNNNNNNNNNNNNNNNNNNNNNNNNNNNNNNNNNNNNNNNNNNNNNNNNNNNNNNNNNNNNNNNNNNNNNNNNNNNNNNNNNNNNNNNNNNNNNNNNNNNNNNNNNNNNNNNNNNNNNNNNNNNNNNNNNNNNNNNNNNNNNNNNNNNNNNNNNNNNNNNNNNNNNNNNNNNNNNNNNNNNNNNNNNNNNNNNNNNNNNNNNNNNNNNNNNNNNNNNNNNNNNNNNNNNNNNNNNNNNNNNNNNNNNNNNNNNNNNNNNNNNNNNNNNNNNNNNNNNNNNNNNNNNNNNNNNNNNNNNNNNNNNNNNNNNNNNNNNNNNNNNNNNNNNNNNNNNNNNNNNNNNNNNNNNNNNNNNNNNNNNNNNNNNNNNNNNNNNNNNNNNNNNNNNNNNNNNNNNNNNNNNNNNNNNNNNNNNNNNNNNNNNNNNNNNNNNNNNNNNNNNNNNNNNNNNNNNNNNNNNNNNNNNNNNNNNNNNNNNNNNNNNNNNNNNNNNNNNNNNNNNNNNNNNNNNNNNNNNNNNNNNNNNNNNNNNNNNNNNNNNNNNNNNNNNNNNNNNNNNNNNNNNNNNNNNNNNNNNNNNNNNNNNNNNNNNNNNNNNNNNNNNNNNNNNNNNNNNNNNNNNNNNNNNNNNNNNNNNNNNNNNNNNNNNNNNNNNNNNNNNNNNNNNNNNNNNNNNNNNNNNNNNNNNNNNNNNNNNNNNNNNNNNNNNNNNNNNNNNNNNNNNNNNNNNNNNNNNNNNNNNNNNNNNNNNNNNNNNNNNNNNNNNNNNNNNNNNNNNNNNNNNNNNNNNNNNNNNNNNNNNNNNNNNNNNNNNNNNNNNNNNNNNNNNNNNNNNNNCCATCTCTttcttgcctgacaggtacatacatatcaaggacacgtcgtttctgttccttgaaaaagttccacatttcaatgacatccttccctgacagcctatgctcccaatttatgctcctcagatcctgtcttgcagcaattgtaaaacctaccctgttgcatgcacctatctctctccataaccaaggtgaaagtcacagaattgtggtcaccatcaccaaaatgttcacccactaacaagcccaccacttgtcccggttcattaccgagtaccaaatccaatatggcctcccctctggtcggacaatctacatactgtgttagaaaagcttcctggacacactgcacaaacaccgccccatccaatctacttgatctaaagagcttccaatcaatatttgggaagttgaaatcgcccatgactactaccctgtggcttctgcacctttccaaaatctgtttcccatctccacatctctgctgctattggggggcctatagtaaacacccaacaaggtgactgcacctttcctatttctgacttcagcccatactacctctaaaggcagatccccctcgaactgccttgctgcagctgttataccatttctaattagcaacgccacccccctccttttttaccaccctccctaatcttaccgaaacatctgtaaccagaaacctccaacaaccattcctgtccctcttctatccacgtttccgtgatggccacaacatcgtagtcccaggtacctatccacgccttaagttcaccgaccttatttctgatactccttgcgttgaagtatacgcacttgaacccatctctgtgtccgcaagtattccctgtcagtgctaccttcttcacatttggacatcctgacaaacagctagcctacttgctggactacaagtccggatcccattttcatttctttcacaGAAGAAATTGAGGAGTCTATTTCGAGGATGCCACATCAGTAAACTAAGTATAAATAAGGTCAAGATTTGATCATCAGTGCTCTAAGATTGAAATTACTTTTGGAAAAGATAATGGTGGTTCAGTGATAACAGGCAGTGATCTCTAGATGAGAGTATTAAAGCAATGACTGAAGAAGCACACCTAGCCAGTGATAACCTTAAATTTGTAAATTTATTCAGCATTATTGAAATGCTGCAGATACGCCTTCAGTCTGCATCCATCTTGGCACTAATTCTGACAAGCCATGCAATACATTCCATATGTCGGAATTGACATCCATCAGGCCCATTCCCTTCTCCCAATGACCAACTCCTATTGTAGTTGTTAGCATTcagtatcttttaaaaaaaaattgattaataTGAAAATGTATTTATATTATTACAGTGAAACTGCATAAAAGCAGCATGGCTCCATATAATAAAGATACAAGGCCAAATGGGAACAGACGAAAGGGAAAATTCAAAAGGCACCTAACAACGGAATCAATGGACCTCGCTAAAATTAAAGACTCCATCAGGAATTTTAATGTGCGGCCTCCTGCACCTGAAGTCATTTTTGAGGAGAAATTAGAAATACCTGCATATGTATGCCAGGAGCTAGCCCCCACTAATCGGGGGGATGACTGCGATCTCGTCGCCTGGCTGGAGGAACAAAAGCTGATCTCCCAAGATGATGTATTCCTGACGAACAGCAAGAATGATGTGATCCCTTATGGTACCAAGCCTGTGGATTCggtaagaaaagaaaaaaaacataccaAATATCAATAATATTTAGCATTTAGCACTAAATGTTTCACTGCGTTTAATAGGATTTTCCCTTCCTCTGCCTATTAATGGTCAATAATGCCCTCCAAATATGGTTCCAGGCCTGCAACTAAAACAGTTTAGAGTCACTACAGCCTGTCTGCTTCACTTCGGCAGTTAGCCAATTCTTGACAAGATAGTTaaatgcttaaaaatgtattgttggaaaagcgcagcaggtcaggcagcatcaaaggaacaggagaatcgacgtttcgggcataagcccttcttcaggcttctgccctaaatgtcgattctcctgttcctttgatactgcctgacctgctgcacttttccagcaacacatttttaagctctgatctccagcatctacagtcctcactttctccaaggtagTTAAATGAAATGTTTTATGTAATCAAGCTACTTCATCGACTGGAGTGACAATGGGTAAGCTACGTGGGTAATATGTATAGAACATTCTGAACTTTGCAGCATTAACAACTTCTGTAAAGAAGTCCGTTGCAAAGAACAAAATTTGACTTCCCAACTGACAGCATTCTGTGAAAAAGAATATGTTAACTAAGAAGAAAAACCAAGCAAtatctcaacattttaaaaaaggtctctaatattcttccaaacctgACATAATGGAGCCATACTACgtttatttcaattatttatttattggcaAAATAACATGATGGTGAATTTTCAACAATTATATGAATTAGAAAAGTAACACGGTTTATAGCGATCCATCAAATGGTAATTATGTTCTCCTACGGATGCTTCTCCAAAGTGAACAGGGTTTGCTAAACTATTCTGTGCATCTGTTACACATATCACAGTTTACGACACCGCAGCCTTCATCTCAACATTAGTTCCGAAAAGCTTCAATAGTGcacatgcaccaccttttgtACTCAACTCATGTTTCTGTTTTTCCCTATTCCTATATCTATCTGTATCACGCCATCGTCAGCTAAATATGGCCTATCTGCAACCAAGCAGCTTCAAATTTTATGCAAAACTGGATGACAGAATAATATAAAACTGAGCTGTGCTGAATTTCCCTCAGATTTTCTCTCCATGTCCTGTGGGAAGACAGAGTAAAGGCAAGTCTCTCTGTCCTACGGTCACAAGTATCTCCTGCCCACCAAAGGCAGTACAAATCCAATCCAACCAATTATATTTCTCTACTCAGTGAAGGCTCCATCAACAATATCTTCTCCCTTTGCTATTTATGGAACCTGGTTCTTTGATTAGGTGGGGACAATGTTTCTTTATATCTTCTAACAGGATGCAAGCATTGCTAACTATgaaaacatttgttgcccatctctacttGCTCTTGGAAAAGACGACAGCGATCCACttgcttgaaccactgcagtccatctggtatAGGTACATCCTACTAGGTACTctctttccctcccccaccccacctacaATGCTTTTACAATAGAACATATGAATATACAACTTGGGAATAGACTATCAGCCCCTCATTCAACATTATGATTGATCTAATTGCAACCTTCAATTTATATTCCTGCTTATCTTTGATAACCTTTGACcgttgcttaacaagaatctattcatctttgccttaaaaatattcaagacccTACTTCCactaccttttcaggaagagttcTGTCAGGCAGTTATGAGTctagaaaagaaaataaaagtgtcAAATGGGAAATACCtagtttttaaacagtgacccccaaTTTTGATTCTCCCATCTACAATCTCTCATATGTTTCAGTCTAATCGCCCCTTACTCTTATGAATTCCAAGTGATACCGACCTAGTCTGTCCAACATTTCGTCATAGGACGACCTGGCCATTACAAGTATTAGTCACAGTAAAATGGTATCTGAACTACAgccaattcatttatatccttccttaaataaagtgaccaataccttgcacagtactccaaataccATCTCACCAGTGCACTATATCATTGAAGAATAATCTCTCTagctttgcattcaattcccctcatgatAAATAATAATATTTGAATAGCTTTTAGCTATTTGTGCACAGGACACCCAGTTCCTCTGCACCCCATATTTCTGCAACCTCTccccatttctcttttttttttgaagggaaTTAGGAAGAAAGTTAAAACGTAGGACTGcaaaaggtagtgatctcagaaTCACTACCAGGGCCATGTGCTAATCAGAGTAGAAGTAGCATGATATATCAGATGGACAGATGGCTGAAAAGATGGTGTGATGGGGAAGGTTTCAGACTGCTGAGACATAATGACCAGTTGGAAAAGGTGGGACAACTATAAACTGGCCAGATTGCACAGGACAGGATCGGAACTGATGTCCTAGGGGAGTATTTGCTAGTGGTGTTGGGGAGagtttaaattaaaatggagGAGAATGAAAACCTATACAGGGAGACAGAACAGAGGGTAGAAAGGGCAAAAAGaaaagacagaatgggaaatactAATGATAGGCAATTCAGGGACAAAGGTCAAACAGAGGCATGATGTAAAACAAAACGAAAAGGATGAAGAGTGTCAAAATGACAAGCCTTAACACCATGCAACTTAATGTGTAGAGCATTCACAATAAAGTGCATGCACCAGATCTGCTAAATGATTTAAAGGGGTATGATGTAATTGGGATTATGGAGATGTAACTGCAGGGTGACCAGCAACAGGAATTCAACAAGAATTCAACAATGAGAGTAATCAATGATactaaaaataaaatttagaaGTATAGGTAAAGTGTCGCCATCAGCTTATACTATAGAACAAATTGCTAAATATTAAAAGCTTTTCATATCACAAACAAACACCTTCCTGAGATGTTTGTAGCACTGATAGCCACGGGTGAGttgccagaagattggagtttggctaatgtggtgccattatttaataaagatggtaagaaaaagccaggtaGCTACAGATCTGTGagtcatagagacagagagatgtacagcacggaaacagaccattcagtccaacacgtccatgctgaccagatatcccaactcaatctagtcccacctgccagcacctggcccatatccctccaaacctttcctattcatatacccatccagatgcctcttaaatgatgaaattgtcctagtctccaccacttcctctggcagctcattccatacacgtactaccctctgcatggaaaaagttgccccttacatctcttttatatctttcccctctcagcctaaacccatgccctctagctcaggactccccaaccccagggaaaagactttgtctatttatcctatccatgcccctcatgattttataaacctctataaggtcacccctcaacctccgacgctccagggaaaacagcctcgcccattcaacctctccctatagctcaaatcctccaaccctggcaacatctttgtaaatcttttctgaaccctttcaagtttcacaatatctttccgataggaaggagaccagaattgcacacaatattccaacagtggcctaaccaatgtcctgtacagccgcaacatgacttcccatctcctgtaatcaatactctctGGCATTgtatgggcaagttgttggaagggaatctgagggacaaaatttacatgtatttggaaaggcaaggattgattacgGATGGTCaagatggctttgtgcatgggaaatcatgtctcattaacttgattgagttctttgaagaagtgacaaagaagactgattATAGCAGAGTGGATGTTGTCaaatatggactttagcaaggcatccaaaagattctgcatggtagactggttagcaaagttataTCACATGGAAGACAGGAAAAGCTAGCcctttggatccaaaattggctggaaggtaggagacagaaggtggtggtggaggattgctttttgggctggaggtctgtgactagcagagtgccacaagaatcggtgctggctccactgcttttcgtcatttatataaatgatttggatgtgaacataggaggcgtggttaataagtttgcaggtcgCACCAAAATTGGTTGTGTAACAGgtagcgaaaaaggttacctcagagtgtaATGGGATCTGGAGCCAAGGAGTAACAaatcaagtttaatttagataaatgtgaggtgttgcactttgataaggcaaatcaaggcaggacttatacacttaatggttaggccctggggaatgttgctgaacaaagaaatgtgggatgcagattcatagtttctCCAAAGTGAAATCGCAGGTAGACAAGTTAGTGAAGGAGGCCTTTATTGGTCAccacattgagtataagagttggggaatcatgttgcagctgtacaggacattcgttagactacatttggaacactgcaatcaattctgttctccctgctatgggaaggatgttgtgaaacttgaaagtgttcagaaaagatttacaaggattgctagggttggagggtttaagctaaagGAAGCGGCTGAATAGACTggtgctattttctctggagtgtcggaagaTGAAGggtgccttatagaggtttataaaatcatgagtggtgtgAATAGGATTactagacaaagtattttctccagggttggggagtcaaaAATAGACAGCCTACATTTaaggagaaaggggaaaaaaTTTAAGCAGGCccacaaggggcaacatttttatgcatagggtggtgcatgtatggaatgagatagTGGTAgacgctgatacaattacaaaattcaaaatgcgtctggatgggtataagaataagaagggtttagagggatatgcgctaaaaactggcaaatgggactcgatcagATTGGGATGGCTGTACAGCacgaacaagttggaccaaagggtctgtctccatgctgcacatctctatgactctatgttgaacACCGAAGCATATGAATTCCTTGCAGTTAGTAAGTTCCTGCAGTACATGGTCAACAACTTGATTACATGGTATCTTTGACACAGGAAAGCATCCCCAAGTGGTTCACAGGAGCATGACCAGCCTAAAAATTGAGATAAAGCCAAAGGACGAGATAATAGGAGATTGGTAAGCTTCATGAAATAGTTTTAAGGAGATCAGAGATCCAAGAACTACTGAGATTTTTAGTTGAATTTGGCAGGGCATCGCTACACAATAAACATAAATCTTAATTGCTACTCCATCTTCATCACATAAGCAGCACATAGGCACTTCACACTGGAAAGAACACTAGATCAGATCAACAACATTGCTAAGAAGAAACAACAATGGATTTCTCTAATAAGCTGTACCTTGGATGTCTCTTAACAATTTCCTGCCACAGTTGCAATGAAGTTAGTTGCTGTGGTACAGAAATCGTCTCCGAACGAACCCCTGACAATTCAGCACTCCGGGcaaaatacagcacagagacctatacaaaagagagaaaaattaaaTCTTGAGAAAAATGTGACTAGCTCATAACCTAGCACTGAAACACATATTTTCTAGGAAAAAAATTAtgaagatcagaatcaagatttaCCAAATAAACTGGTCTCATCAAGCCATACTTCATATTGTCAAACCTTCAGTTCAGGAGATTTTAGTGAGGCTTCCACCATTGAATACCTACATAATATACTGCCAATCTATAATTCTTTCAATCTCCTGGGATTAATGTTTACTAATTTTGTCTGGAtgacagtgagggctgcagggGGGAAGGGTTTACTGACCATGGCACGGTGATACAGGACACTACTCAAGAGGAGAGAATATGACAAATATACTGATGATATGGGACAATCAGATTAGAGAAATACATGTGTGGACCAAAGACTGTCGTGGTGGAAAGGCATTCCAGTTCATGGAGCACTGGCACCAGCACTGGGGAAAATGGGATCAGGATCAATGACAAAGTCTCTATCTGAACCTTGCTCGGGCCAGTATTCTTTCCAACCACATACGGAAGtaaaaaggattttaaaactgAATAATGGAGGCAAGGGATCAAATTTGGAAATCTATAGTCAAACAAAAGATCGAGACAAGGATAAAGAGAAAGGTATTAATACAGGACAATGCCAAATAGACTATGATAAGAGATAGAGAGTACATATCCAAGAGTAAACCAACAGACAAGACTAGCATTTTCAAAGGGAGTGTATTAGATAAATTTGAGGATCAGTATCTGAATGAACTGACAGCACAAATAggctgttcagagaagattcactagactATAACCTGGAATAGCCAGGTGATTTATGAAAAAAAACTAGACACACTAGACTTGTGCCAGCTGGTATTTAGAAGAGCAAGAGATGACTTGATTACAACATAAAATTCTGAGGTGTCTTACGAAGGCGGATGTGGAGAGAGGATGTTTCATCCTATAGGGGATCCTAGACCTGGATTACTGCTGACAAATCagaagtcacccatttaagagagagattaggcttttttttttctgctgagcAGATCATAAGTCCTTGGTACTCTCATTCAAGAATATAGttgaagcagagtccttgaatatttttaaggcagggatAGATAGCCTTTAAACCCAgtgtttaacaagaatctatcaggGGTAGGTGGGAATAAGGTCAGCCATGAACTtagtgaatggtagaacaggttcAAGCGGTTGAATGCTACTCCTGATTCATGTGGCTATATTGATACACATCCCACAGTCTAAATTACACTGAAGCTATATATCGGTAGGTTTTCTATTGAACCAGGAAAGCTCTCCATATGCTTTGTTATCAAATGTGCAGAAGTGCACTCAGAAATCAGCAATGCGTTCAAgctttggtaaaacaaatggaAAAGTGGGCATTTCCATGACATTAAGAGATTTCTACTGGGCAATCTGAAAGGTTTATTTTGTAGCAGTTCTTAAATATTAAATTTTGAAAGACTGATATGAGCAGCTCATAACCCAAACATTAGTTTGCGTTACATGAAAAAAGTAAAGGAGTAAGAAATAATTTCATCTAACAATTGCGATGATCTCACGACAATAAAGTTCAAGTGGTTCCTAAATAATTAAAATAACCTCCCTATCTTTGTTACTGCGTTAAATGCAATTTGTTAACACTTGTTCACAAGTGAAGCAAGTTAAaccagagattaaaaaaaaaacccacattgTTATGGTGCACAcagaggtcattcaacccattttGATCTGCACCTTAACCCTGCACGCACTTCCATTTAtataattatccaatgccctctccaatgcctcatttgaacctgcctccaccattatTCCAGGCTGTGCATACAGTAACTACTTACTGTGAGAGAAAGTGTTTTCTTCACCacgcatttgcttctt encodes:
- the LOC122549100 gene encoding molybdopterin synthase sulfur carrier subunit-like isoform X4; its protein translation is MLRCNSPGSGTPFVFYFVKVYSYNLFGLHYDRSVIFVLPGWEIPTEGLPKSVRYSVTRRISEEFCKRSKCVVKKTLSLTVSVLYFARSAELSGVRSETISVPQQLTSLQLWQEIVKRHPRLGTIRDHIILAVRQEYIILGDQLLFLQPGDEIAVIPPISGG